In the Leptotrichia sp. oral taxon 212 genome, one interval contains:
- a CDS encoding GntR family transcriptional regulator: MNKYEKVYNDIKEKIINNTIKTGEFLKKEDDLAKDYNFSKLTVRKALSMLEAEGYIQKIKGKKSVVMEKKNLENLPLTSIQTKQEINKIQNINIKTDLISLYIVQGIEKLMKEFNVSEDADFYKVVRINSLDDEVLSYSTSFFDRKIVPFLNEDIAKNSIYEYLENDLNLKIAYSRRDIKFRKITPEEQEYFKLKDINMVVVIETHAYLSNGALFQYESVIHHPEKFTFTAIAKR; encoded by the coding sequence ATGAATAAATATGAAAAAGTGTATAATGATATAAAAGAAAAAATTATAAATAATACAATAAAAACAGGTGAATTCCTAAAAAAAGAAGATGATCTGGCAAAAGACTATAATTTTTCCAAACTTACTGTAAGAAAGGCTTTATCCATGCTGGAAGCTGAGGGATATATTCAGAAAATAAAAGGTAAAAAATCTGTTGTCATGGAGAAAAAAAATCTGGAAAATCTTCCACTAACTTCAATTCAGACTAAACAGGAAATAAATAAAATTCAAAATATTAATATTAAAACTGACTTAATTAGTTTATATATTGTTCAGGGAATAGAAAAGTTGATGAAAGAATTTAATGTTTCTGAAGATGCTGATTTTTATAAGGTTGTCCGTATAAATTCTCTAGATGATGAGGTTTTAAGTTATTCTACTTCTTTCTTTGACAGAAAAATTGTTCCTTTTCTAAATGAAGATATAGCTAAAAACTCTATATACGAATACCTGGAAAATGATTTGAATTTAAAGATTGCCTATTCACGAAGAGATATAAAATTTAGAAAAATTACTCCTGAAGAACAGGAATATTTTAAATTGAAGGATATTAATATGGTTGTTGTTATTGAAACTCACGCCTATCTTTCCAATGGTGCATTATTTCAATATGAAAGTGTTATTCATCATCCTGAAAAATTTACTTTTACAGCTATCGCCAAGAGATAA
- a CDS encoding 6-phospho-alpha-glucosidase, with protein MKKFSIVVAGGGSTFTPGIVLMLLDNLEKFPIRQIKFYDNDAERQEIIAKACDVIIKEKAPDINFVYTTDPEIAFTDVDFVMAHIRVGKYAMREKDEKIPLKHGVLGQETCGPGGIAYGMRSIGGVIELVDYMEKYSPNAWMLNYSNPAAIVAEATRRLRPNSKILNICDMPIGIELRMAEMLGLESRKDMVIRYFGLNHFGWWTDIRDKEGNDLMPALKEKVAKVGYNVPIEGENTEASWNDTFTKAKDVFAVDPATLPNTYLKYYLFPDYVVEHSDPNHTRANEVMEGREKFVFGECKAIAEKGTAKDSKLHVDDHASYIVDLARAIAYNTKERMLLIVENDGALSNFDPTAMVEVPCLVGSNGPEKIVQGKIPQFQKGLMEQQVSVEKLTVEAWIEGSYQKLWQAITLSRTVPSASVAKAILDDLIEANKDFWPVLK; from the coding sequence ATGAAAAAATTTTCAATTGTAGTAGCTGGTGGGGGAAGTACATTTACTCCGGGAATTGTTCTGATGTTATTGGATAACTTGGAGAAATTTCCAATCAGACAGATTAAGTTTTATGATAATGATGCAGAAAGACAGGAAATCATCGCAAAAGCATGTGATGTAATCATAAAGGAGAAGGCACCAGATATTAATTTCGTTTATACAACTGATCCTGAAATAGCATTTACAGATGTTGACTTCGTTATGGCACACATAAGAGTTGGAAAATATGCAATGCGTGAAAAAGATGAAAAAATACCTTTAAAACATGGAGTATTAGGACAGGAAACTTGTGGACCGGGAGGAATTGCATATGGAATGCGTTCAATTGGAGGAGTTATCGAGTTAGTTGATTATATGGAAAAATATTCACCAAATGCATGGATGTTAAACTATTCAAATCCTGCAGCAATTGTAGCAGAAGCAACTAGAAGATTACGTCCAAATTCTAAAATATTAAATATTTGTGACATGCCAATTGGAATTGAATTGAGAATGGCTGAAATGTTAGGTTTAGAATCAAGAAAAGACATGGTTATAAGATACTTTGGATTGAATCACTTCGGATGGTGGACAGATATAAGAGATAAAGAAGGAAACGACTTGATGCCTGCATTAAAGGAAAAAGTTGCAAAAGTTGGATATAATGTACCAATTGAAGGAGAAAATACAGAAGCAAGCTGGAATGATACATTTACAAAAGCAAAAGATGTATTTGCTGTTGACCCTGCAACATTGCCAAACACATACTTAAAATACTACTTATTCCCTGACTATGTGGTGGAGCATTCAGATCCTAACCACACAAGAGCAAATGAAGTAATGGAAGGAAGAGAAAAATTTGTATTTGGTGAATGTAAAGCAATTGCAGAAAAAGGAACAGCAAAAGACAGTAAACTTCATGTAGATGATCACGCATCATACATAGTTGATTTAGCAAGAGCAATCGCTTATAATACAAAGGAAAGAATGCTGTTAATCGTAGAAAATGATGGAGCATTATCAAACTTTGATCCAACAGCAATGGTAGAAGTACCTTGTCTAGTGGGTTCAAACGGGCCTGAAAAAATAGTTCAGGGGAAAATCCCTCAATTCCAGAAAGGACTTATGGAACAGCAGGTTTCTGTTGAAAAATTGACAGTAGAAGCATGGATTGAAGGGTCATACCAAAAATTATGGCAGGCAATCACATTATCAAGAACTGTGCCGAGTGCATCTGTTGCAAAAGCAATATTGGATGATTTAATTGAAGCTAATAAGGACTTCTGGCCAGTGTTGAAATAG